Proteins from a genomic interval of Youhaiella tibetensis:
- a CDS encoding diacylglycerol/lipid kinase family protein gives MHFVGIFNRDGGTFKTTDMEAFCQEARAIFARHGHTLDCRIVAGREVSDALSEAAGEGEVDVLLAGGGDGTISTAAAVAFRTGVPLAVLPAGTMNLFARTLGIPLVLTDALEALAAGEFGKADIATANGQAFVHQFGVGVHARLVRIRDGLTYHSRIGKMAASVRAVGATIIRPPRFLAEVQTPRGVERWEAAGIEVSNNPVGDWHIPYADTHDRGVLGVYIAKPMSEWTLAKLLVAVLFGRWRTHPDVSEREVREVTLSFPKRKRSANAVIDGELIPLDERIELKIHPGALVVVVPPRQLERSGTLVDGGLAQ, from the coding sequence TTGCATTTCGTCGGCATCTTCAACAGGGACGGTGGCACCTTCAAGACCACGGACATGGAGGCGTTCTGCCAGGAGGCGCGCGCCATTTTCGCCCGGCACGGCCACACCCTTGATTGCCGGATCGTGGCGGGCCGCGAGGTTTCCGACGCACTCTCAGAGGCCGCGGGCGAGGGAGAAGTCGACGTTCTTCTCGCAGGCGGCGGGGACGGCACGATCTCGACGGCCGCCGCGGTGGCCTTCCGCACCGGGGTGCCGCTGGCGGTCCTGCCGGCCGGGACCATGAACCTTTTCGCGCGCACACTCGGTATTCCGCTCGTCCTGACCGATGCCCTCGAGGCGCTGGCGGCCGGGGAGTTCGGCAAGGCCGATATTGCAACGGCGAATGGCCAGGCCTTCGTGCATCAGTTCGGGGTCGGCGTCCACGCGCGCCTGGTGCGCATCCGCGACGGGCTGACCTATCACAGCCGGATCGGAAAGATGGCGGCCAGCGTGCGGGCGGTCGGCGCCACGATCATCCGCCCGCCGCGGTTCCTCGCCGAAGTGCAAACGCCCAGAGGCGTCGAGCGATGGGAGGCGGCGGGAATCGAAGTCTCCAACAACCCGGTGGGCGACTGGCACATTCCCTATGCCGACACGCATGATCGTGGCGTTCTCGGGGTCTATATCGCCAAGCCGATGTCCGAATGGACGCTCGCCAAGCTTCTGGTGGCCGTCCTGTTCGGGCGCTGGCGCACGCATCCGGATGTCTCGGAGCGCGAAGTGCGCGAAGTGACGCTGAGCTTTCCCAAGCGCAAGCGGTCGGCCAATGCCGTTATCGATGGCGAGTTGATTCCACTCGACGAGCGGATCGAACTCAAGATCCACCCTGGCGCGCTGGTCGTGGTGGTGCCGCCGCGCCAGCTAGAGCGAAGCGGGACCCTGGTCGACGGCGGTCTCGCCCAGTGA
- a CDS encoding Crp/Fnr family transcriptional regulator, with protein MNRTPSTTRQVACEQCPLRALPHFRNFTDTELKFVSSFKTGELVAEAGAVILSEGAHSAHLFTLLSGWAFRYKTLEDGRRQILNYLVPGDLVGLQGSVLGEMEHSVETLAPSAFCIFQRSRLPQLFRNHPGLGFDVTWLASREERMLDENLLSVGRRTALERASYLLAFIHERARSVLAPPPARLLIPITQQHVADTLGLSIVHTNKTLRKLAARNLIKWHDRACEVLDVEELKAIAGWDGLPEGPRPLI; from the coding sequence TTGAATCGGACGCCATCAACGACCCGGCAAGTGGCCTGCGAGCAATGCCCGTTGCGCGCCCTCCCGCACTTTCGCAACTTCACCGACACCGAGCTCAAATTCGTTTCCAGTTTCAAGACCGGCGAACTGGTGGCCGAAGCAGGAGCCGTGATTCTCTCAGAGGGGGCGCACAGCGCACACCTCTTCACGCTGCTCTCCGGATGGGCTTTCCGCTACAAGACCCTCGAGGATGGGCGCCGGCAAATCCTCAACTACCTGGTGCCGGGCGATCTCGTGGGGTTGCAGGGGTCGGTGCTGGGCGAGATGGAGCATTCCGTGGAAACGCTTGCGCCGTCCGCGTTCTGCATCTTTCAGCGCAGCCGCCTGCCGCAACTGTTCCGGAACCATCCTGGCCTGGGGTTCGATGTGACCTGGCTCGCCTCGCGTGAAGAACGCATGTTGGACGAGAACCTGCTCAGCGTTGGCCGGCGCACGGCGCTCGAGCGGGCGTCCTATCTTCTGGCCTTCATTCACGAGCGCGCGCGTTCGGTCCTCGCGCCGCCGCCCGCGCGGCTGTTGATCCCCATCACGCAGCAGCACGTAGCCGATACGCTCGGGCTTTCTATCGTCCACACCAATAAAACCTTGCGCAAGCTGGCGGCCCGCAATCTCATCAAATGGCACGATCGGGCATGCGAGGTGCTCGATGTCGAGGAACTCAAGGCAATCGCGGGATGGGACGGCCTGCCGGAGGGGCCGAGACCCCTTATCTGA
- a CDS encoding response regulator yields MLRGKRLLVVEEEFLVAIDIQHILESGNVAKTTFARSTEEALALADQFADFDIAVVQVPDSSPTAEALVSKLDASGVAVVLTSFDATHRHGHPGHPGLATVIKPFIAEELLRACLQPQPVRDCES; encoded by the coding sequence ATGCTCCGCGGAAAGCGTCTCCTCGTTGTCGAAGAGGAGTTCCTCGTCGCCATCGACATTCAACACATCCTGGAATCCGGCAACGTGGCCAAGACCACCTTTGCCCGCTCGACTGAAGAGGCGCTGGCCCTCGCCGACCAGTTTGCCGACTTCGACATCGCCGTCGTGCAGGTCCCCGATTCCAGCCCCACGGCCGAAGCCCTGGTCTCCAAACTGGATGCAAGCGGCGTCGCCGTCGTCCTCACGTCCTTCGACGCCACCCACCGCCATGGCCATCCCGGGCATCCCGGACTGGCCACGGTGATAAAGCCCTTCATCGCCGAGGAGCTTTTGCGGGCGTGCCTGCAACCGCAGCCCGTCAGAGATTGTGAGTCATGA
- a CDS encoding RNA polymerase sigma factor, with the protein MTAPELSFKRELLATLPSLRAFAVSLAGRHDRADDLVQDTVLKAWAKQESFALGTNIKAWLFTILRNEFYSQMRKRGREVQDVDGVFTDRLSVHPSQYGSMDMQDFKKALDRLPDDQREALILIGASGFSYEEAAEICDCAIGTMKSRVSRARARLQEMLEISGEADFGPDAVSSQVMTHNL; encoded by the coding sequence ATGACCGCTCCCGAACTGTCTTTCAAGCGTGAGTTGCTGGCAACGCTGCCGAGCCTTCGTGCTTTTGCAGTGTCCCTTGCCGGGCGGCACGACCGTGCCGACGACCTGGTGCAGGACACTGTTCTCAAGGCATGGGCCAAGCAGGAGAGCTTCGCGCTCGGCACCAATATCAAGGCGTGGCTCTTCACCATCCTGCGCAACGAATTTTACAGCCAGATGCGCAAGCGCGGCCGCGAAGTTCAGGACGTCGACGGCGTCTTCACCGACCGGCTATCCGTGCATCCGAGCCAGTACGGCTCGATGGACATGCAGGACTTCAAGAAGGCGCTCGATCGTTTGCCGGACGATCAACGCGAGGCGCTGATCCTGATCGGCGCGTCCGGGTTCTCATATGAAGAGGCCGCCGAAATCTGCGACTGCGCCATCGGAACCATGAAGAGCCGTGTCAGCCGGGCGCGTGCCAGGCTTCAGGAAATGCTCGAGATTTCCGGGGAAGCCGACTTCGGACCTGACGCCGTTTCCTCCCAGGTCATGACTCACAATCTCTGA
- a CDS encoding NepR family anti-sigma factor: MKEKGSTRAQGRVRYGQVDDGLGPNTDIGARLRSLYGAVQDEGIPTKLLDLLEQLDQAETRQKKIPQGE; encoded by the coding sequence ATGAAGGAAAAGGGCTCGACACGGGCACAAGGCCGCGTGCGGTATGGCCAGGTGGACGACGGGCTCGGTCCAAACACCGATATCGGGGCTCGGTTGCGCTCGCTCTACGGGGCTGTGCAGGACGAGGGCATACCGACCAAGTTGCTGGATTTGCTGGAGCAGCTCGATCAGGCTGAGACCCGGCAGAAGAAGATCCCTCAGGGGGAATGA
- a CDS encoding response regulator, translated as MTLSTRIAPHLPYLRRFSRATTGSQSSGDAYVAATLEALIGDTSIFPEASNDRIALYKLFSALFSATDVKVPEPASSLAWEQTAAMNLAALAPVPRQAFLLVSVEGFTHDEAAEILGVSPEEFESLLEEASIEISRQVATDILIIEDEPLIAMDIEQLVESLGHNVVGIARTHREAVAQFAKNQPKMILADIQLADGSSGIDAVNEILNSHSVPVIFITAFPERLLTGERPEPTFLVTKPFNPDMVKALISQALFFNEGSRAAA; from the coding sequence ATGACGCTTTCAACGCGGATCGCACCGCACCTTCCTTACTTGCGGCGCTTCTCGCGCGCGACCACGGGATCGCAATCTTCGGGCGATGCCTATGTGGCCGCCACCCTCGAGGCACTGATCGGAGACACATCCATCTTTCCAGAGGCCAGTAATGACAGAATCGCACTCTACAAGCTGTTTTCGGCCCTCTTTTCAGCCACCGACGTAAAGGTGCCCGAACCGGCCTCCTCGCTGGCCTGGGAACAGACGGCAGCGATGAACCTCGCGGCTCTTGCGCCCGTTCCGCGCCAGGCATTCCTTCTCGTTTCCGTCGAAGGCTTCACCCACGACGAGGCTGCCGAAATCCTGGGCGTCAGCCCCGAGGAATTCGAGTCCCTGCTCGAAGAGGCTTCCATCGAGATTTCGCGCCAGGTGGCGACCGACATCCTGATCATCGAGGATGAACCACTCATCGCCATGGATATCGAACAACTGGTCGAGAGCCTCGGTCACAACGTGGTCGGCATTGCCCGCACGCACCGCGAGGCCGTGGCGCAGTTCGCCAAGAACCAGCCCAAGATGATCCTGGCGGATATCCAGCTTGCCGACGGCTCCTCGGGCATCGACGCGGTCAACGAAATCCTCAACAGCCACTCGGTCCCGGTGATCTTCATCACAGCGTTCCCCGAGCGGTTGCTGACCGGTGAACGACCGGAACCCACGTTCCTCGTCACCAAGCCGTTCAACCCCGACATGGTCAAGGCGCTCATCAGCCAGGCGCTCTTCTTCAACGAAGGCTCGCGCGCCGCAGCCTGA
- a CDS encoding DUF1328 domain-containing protein, producing the protein MLYYALVFLVIALVAGVLGFGGIAGAATGIAQILFFLFLALLLISVVVGLIRRT; encoded by the coding sequence ATGCTCTATTACGCACTGGTCTTCCTCGTCATTGCACTGGTCGCCGGCGTCCTTGGTTTCGGCGGCATCGCCGGCGCGGCCACGGGTATCGCCCAGATCCTCTTCTTCCTGTTCCTGGCTCTGCTGCTGATCTCGGTGGTCGTGGGCCTGATCAGGCGAACTTAG
- a CDS encoding YdcF family protein — MSLVFLLILAGILAYWRNWRRLGAGLSLGALVLLGLFAFTTLGALLIAPLENRFARPATAPDDVGVILVLGGGFGGVVSLARGNEELRDSGDRFVEALYLANRYPNAKIVVTGGVGNPFQPGETDADIARRFYQRLGVPADRLVFEGESRNTAENVEFTKSLLEVAPGQSVLLVTSAFHMPRSMGIFRQAGVDVVPWPVDYRAVPEPGFGLELAEPSFNVNTASVAIKEWIGLLAYYWSGRTDALFPAP, encoded by the coding sequence TTGTCACTGGTTTTTCTGCTGATTTTGGCTGGAATTCTCGCCTATTGGCGCAATTGGCGCCGGCTCGGAGCGGGCCTGTCGCTGGGGGCGCTGGTCCTGCTTGGCCTGTTCGCCTTCACGACCCTGGGAGCCTTGCTGATCGCTCCCCTGGAGAACCGGTTCGCGCGGCCCGCGACAGCACCCGACGACGTCGGCGTCATCCTGGTGCTGGGGGGCGGCTTCGGAGGTGTGGTGAGCCTGGCGCGGGGCAACGAGGAATTGCGCGATTCCGGTGACCGGTTCGTGGAAGCCCTCTATCTCGCCAATCGGTACCCAAACGCAAAGATCGTGGTGACTGGCGGGGTAGGCAATCCTTTCCAACCCGGGGAAACGGACGCCGATATTGCGCGACGGTTCTACCAGCGCCTGGGCGTGCCGGCGGACCGTCTGGTGTTCGAGGGGGAATCCCGCAACACCGCCGAAAATGTCGAGTTCACCAAATCTCTCCTCGAGGTGGCGCCAGGCCAATCCGTACTGCTGGTGACGTCGGCCTTCCATATGCCGCGTTCGATGGGGATCTTCCGCCAGGCGGGTGTCGATGTCGTGCCGTGGCCCGTCGATTATCGGGCCGTGCCCGAGCCGGGCTTTGGTCTCGAACTCGCCGAGCCGTCCTTCAACGTCAATACGGCCTCCGTGGCCATCAAGGAGTGGATCGGGCTGCTCGCCTATTACTGGAGCGGCCGCACCGACGCGCTCTTTCCTGCTCCATGA